AGGCTGTTATAAAAAAGGGTAGTCAAATGTCAAACTAACAAACTTATGAACGTAGCCAAACAGGCAAATTGGTCGAAATCCTTTTACCCTCTTCCTCACTATGGGAGGTAAAATCTTGTGCTGTATTTAAAATCCTATTCTGTGTCCCTGTGTATTCAGCACAAACTACAGGCTGTCTTTCTGAGGTACTTTTCTGGTCACTGATATTACTTCCTAGAACAAGGTCTGAGGGAAACGGCTTATAACCATCTGGTTGTACATTTAATGCAGCTGTGGAAACTTTTCTAGCCCAGGCTTCTGCTTTGTCTTACTGGGCAGAATTTCTCTACTTCTGTTACAGTTCTACTATGTAACACACAGCAGTTGTCTGAGTTAAGGCTGCGTTACAGTTTATTGGTGCACTACAGTAACATGTGCAGAGGCAGCTAACCAGGAGAATTTAGTCTGATAAGTAACATGCAGTGAGTGGGAAACACTTAGATAAGTAAATCTATTTGCATAAATAATACACATCTTGGAAGAGGTGGTATCAATTAAAACCAAACTGAATCCTTGACATCCTTGAACCAGGAGCTTTGAGACCAAAATCAGAGCATTAAGAATTTGGTGCAGTTTTGGGAAGAAACACCTCAGAATTAAAAATACCATACAACCGGACAAATTGTTTTTGTGGGCAAAAGTGAAGCTGGAGGAGTGCTCAGAAGGTATGGGACAGTGCAGGAAGCCCTAAAGCAAGCAGAATAGCAAGCTTAATAGTAGACCGAAACAAGCGCCAACTCAAGGATGTCTCCTACAGGACAGTTTCAGTTATACCACTTATATGTACATCCCTGCAATTCTGGGCTGTGGTTTTAGCATGTTCACCTTCCTGCAGCATCCAGTACTGTGTCATCATGCAAGATGTCCCCTAACATGAAAAAACTAAAAGACACACAATCTTACTCTGGTAGATTTCTAGCCCAGAACTGAATTTCATACATCAGATAGAAATaatcaatttttaaaacaaaattaaacctaTGCTTGgatttcttcatgaactgctACACAAGGACTGGCCATTAGGTGTCACCTTTGTACAGAATACATACGATGACGCTGTTCTCCACTAAATCAACGAAACAGTTTGCATAATAAAACTCTCAGCATGCCAAGTTTTATAGGGTGCATAGAGCTTGCAAGCCAATCTGTTTACAGATGTTCTGCAAAACAGCCAACCATCCTTAGAAACTGTTGTTTCAGGGGATTCATTCCGGTACTTGTTGCAGAACTTTACACTAAGTTACTTACTAACCTAGTCAGGCTATGCAGCCACACAAACTGAAGTAGTTTTATTTTGATATATTTCTGTAGGCTAGAATACTCACTTATTTACATTGCTTTTCCTACCCACAACTGGGTGTTGATTTCCTTAGAATGGCAGAGGTCCTTTCCCTAATAGTACTGATGGGTAAGCCACTTAAGATACCTTTGTTGTTCTTCTTCACCTCCAGCAGAGCATCCACAATTTTGTCTCTACACgaataaaaagaaacaactgTTTACACCACATTTTTTGCAATACATTCAGCACTTGGTTACCACGTATACTAGATCCACtacaaatcagagcagaaatgaaaTCCAAATACTCTCACCTGCTAGCTTCTGGATGCATTTCTTGAAGTTTCTTCATTAATTTCGTAAAGCTGCTCAAATTCAATGTATTAAGAGGAATAAAGGCCTCATAAGAATTAGTGGAGAAAGGAGCAGAGGTTTTCTGCAGGAAGTTTTCTCCAGTGTCCTAAAATTGCATCAAAATAAGCAAAAAGTGAATGGGTTAAGTATTGTGCGGGTAATAGAACATAACTTTTCTGCTAATAAATATTCCTGTtacgaaaaaagaaaaaatgacagaTACAGATTCAGATCTATAAGCTATCCTAGTACAGCCAGTCATATTATCCAATCTACAAATTTGAAATAATATTACTACATGCGTTTATGTGTAACTGACATACCTGCTACATGAAACTAGATCAGATTTATATTTCCCAGAGGACTAGCATGTTTGAAGTTAAATCCCCAAGGGCAGCATATCTATCCAGTTTGTAAGAGCAACACCAGCAATTACTAACTTTGCCTTATTCTCCAGGGACCAACATGAGTAAACACAAAAACATGTATTTATACATATGTTtctttagatttatgtttaaaacccaggagtttcccctctgatatccaaaaatctttcctgtgtaaaaatcacaaaacatccatataaaaaaaaataagtgttagAAGTGAAGACTCAAATGAGGAGAAAAGCAAGATGAAAAATCTAGTGCAAATGGCTAGGTTTCCAACTGGCttagcattaagaaaaaaaagatcataaTTTGATGCAAGGGCAAATGAATGGTGCTCTTGCTCTTCTGTAGCATGCCAGAAATTTATTAATGACATGTTTTCCTCGACTAACAtaattctatatatatataaaaaatgtaaCATGTTATGGGACAAGAAGTTTTAAGGCTCTTAAATCTGCCATACAAAGGAGGCTTACTAATAATTACTTACCTTTTGATTAACTCCAATCAAATAATGTACTGAATCTTCACTAGATGATTTCAGATGAGGGCACTTGGTTTCTGAAGGTACTTGTGTAGAGCAAGAAATTTTTGATGAAGCTATGGGAAGCAGTTGCGTTTTCTCAGCAGCAGAGATGGCATAAGGTGCTTTCACAGCattggaggctgaagtgagtctttTATCTTGATCTTTTCTTTGACTGTTATCAACAGGCTGGATTTCAGGCCAGAGCTTATTTGTAAGTATTTGGGAAACTAATGACGAATGCTTTACAAATTCAACGcttattgtttttccttttatttttttctcgttCATTTCCTCTACAGCTAATTTTGCTTTGTTagtctttttaaagcaaataaatgcaTATCTaagacacaaaataaaaaaagaaactaagTAAAACACAAATTTCTATCAGTAAGAACACATGATGGTTCTCATCTTTCAAACATTAACTGTATCTCAAACTCAACAGAAAATTTCAGAATACTTCTCATATGCTGAGCTATCCAGAATGATAAGTTATTGTCAACCTCTCTCTCTCTACAACatttacaaaaccaaaatgaaaataatgaacaactccctcctctctcccattaTTCACTTACTTTCACAGCAATAATATCTGAAACAAGTAAAACTTAAATTAATATACCTGTAGTTACCAGAATCCACACACATAAGAATGTCAGAAATTTGATACTTCCGGAAATGTGATCTTAAATCACCCTACAAAATAGAAGCAATATATTTTGGTTGCAAATGTATAGTATGAAAGAATTCAGAAAGAGGCAAGATGTTACTACTATGATATAAATAAGGGCAGGCATACCTCTGACACTGAGGAACTTAGGCCACCAACACGAATAAAACACTCATTTCCACTCTCATTTTTCTTGGTTTCTAATAGTAAACATAAGAAAGCAAAGTGTTACTAACTATTCTTGTTTCAGTTCAAGCCAACACCATCTCTGTAGATTTCAGTACATGCAGCACAAAAAAGCCTCTAAAAACCGTAAAAGAATGAAGAGTATCTTCTAGCAGAAAGCATCCCGAGAAGCAGACCAGTTCAGTTTCTGAAATCTCTTttccctgtgtctttcctggCCATTGAAAAGGCAGAAGAGGGACAACCAGAGAGAACACTGGTCTGAACTAACAGGTACCAGCGTTAAAGCACAGGTAGTGCACCGAGTTCCCACCACAGAGCACACAAGCTCTCTGCTCCCGAGACTTCTAACCATGCCCATCACTGGGACCCAAGCCTCCCAACACTGACTATTCCCAGCTAACTCTTCAGAAGCCAGTATTGGGAAGAAGCAGAAaggggaggaagagagaaaaagacagatTTCCAGGCACATCATTTACTAAAATGAGTGTAACCACTGCAGGTAAAGGtttcaaggaaaaacctggatgCAAAGAGCTGAGTATCTCTACAAGGATTCACTGCATGTCAGTGAAAAAATAAGTCTGAAAACCCAGCTGGCACTTTTTCCAAGTTTACTTATGCTTGTAGAAAGAAAAGAATACTCAAATAATAAACATCATCATTGGATATGGCAGCTTAAAGCACTTGACCTCACCTCTTGCATCTACCGtgtcttgtttttcttgttgcttttctgtttcttcaggtATTACTGAAAAATCTGGTACTGTCAAGTCCTCTTTAGCATCAAACCAATATTCACTCCCTTCTTCATTTTTCACACAGCCTTGACATTGGAAATAAATTTCAGTGTGTTACAATTCACAACATGGTATGTCATATGAATGAATATCAAATTTCTGTGTGCTTAAGAGGATTCCAGCTACCTACATGATTTGGTACTATGTTATGAAGAGATGACACATATGAGTTTTCACTTCTGAGTTAAGTAGCAATTCTTTTTTCAATATATGAATTTAGGGCTGAGATAACATTGACCATTCCTTCACAGAAAGAAAGTTGAATATCCACCTATatgttttacagatttttttttttttttccaataagtaAACCAACAAATAATGCAGTATTTGTAGTAGAAGCAGATCACTTACCACATTCCATATCCTGATCTttatgttgttcttcaaatgtctTGGAGGAAGTAGACTCACTTGGCTGACTAGCATCAGTTAAACATACAGTCTGTGGATTGTCCTATAAACGTGTTTTAGTTACATCACAGCACTTGTACCTAATCACGTTATTTTTCTGAGCTTCAGAATACTAAATGATTAAACCagcaaattttaaaaagttaaccTACTGATCATCTTCAAGAATCccagattattttattttgaaaggacaATCAAAATGTCAAAAAGTCACACGAGCTGCATTTCCAATTACTGGCAGAGAATCTCAGTTTGAACCCTGAAGACTGTGATGGTATTTGCATATACCTAAGAGAACACTATGCTTCACAACATAATGGCTAGGAAACGCAGTAATGAACGAGTCCCTACCATGTTAACAGAAATTTTCCTTTCTTGCAGTTTTGGTGCTTCAAAGTCAGCTTTTCTCGTGCCTGAAACAGAACTAAAACAGAACCAAGAATTTCAAACGAAATAAGGCATGACAATTTTAAATTCTACAGTGATACCAAGTACTCCAAAATATTAAACAGCTCCAAAAGCtcacagtaaaataaataaaatgtgcttAACAAATCTTAGCTCGAAATGGGAACCAAAGTTTTTTGGTACCTGTATTTTATAAAAGCATTGGTTGCAACATAAAACATAAAGCTATGTTCCAGGTTTATATTAGGCTGGTTTTGCTTTATACCCAGACAGCTTTCTGTTCAGTGTTTCCAAGTATGCCTTTCCATTTGAAATCTCTGTGCAATTTTTGATTCATTTTACTAATGTTAAACATGAAGTCTGAAAAAATATCTCTATTAGTTTACCTGATGCAGTACAAACTTATTGCCCAATCTGTTTTAATCTCCACTTACATAAAGTAACTGGATATGGTTCTCAAACATGCAGTACCATATGCCTTCCTGAAAGATGAAGTTATTTTTCTATCATTCTTCAAAACTGAATTATAATCTCAGCAGAACATCTTCTTCTGTGTCTAATATTATCTTTGTTGGCAGCAAAGTCTCTTTGTTTTGAGGGGGAGgggggtttgtgggttttggtgttttgtttttttgttggtggtgggtttttgtgtgtgcgtgtggttTTGTTGATGTTGCTTTTTAAAAGAGATAGCATTAAGATTAGAGACAAAGGGTTTTAGTAGTGAAAGTAAGGAACCAGGAAAATTACCTGTAAATTGAAAAGTTTAACCATAAAGTTAGTAAAAAAATACAACCCTGTAGTTTGCATGTTAGAACACTACAGAATAAAAATCTCCTTAAAATAAAATCACTGTACCCAAATTGCTATGCTCGTCTTCAGCTAAATAGTCTGGACCAACAAGATACATCCCAAAATAAAGAAATTCTAAGTTTACCATCTTTTAAACTCCTCATTTATTCTAACTTCAATAAATACCACAAATGAGGACTACTTACTCATAGCAAAGATCCTCTCTGAAAAACtgtcaaaaaaataaaagatctgtcttaattttctgaagaaagcaatttctattaaaaacaaaaagcgaTTAAGAAATTACCTTGGATGGGACATaaggagaggagatggggaaCAACTTCATCTCAACTGATAGCGGTGGAAGTGCATTTAAAGGTATgcccatttttattttcattctcattCTGTTGTAATTCTCTTTTAGCTCTTCCAAAACCAACATGAGAGATGAACATAATTCAGTATTTCTATTACATCTGTTAAAATATGTATAAGAAAATAAGATCAACTCAGACagacatttcatttattttactgcttccagAATTGCCCAAGTGTTTAAAGATTcctccacatggtgccagaacaGGAGTTCATTCCTGATGCGCACAGCTGCTTTCCGGAGCCGTACTCTTTCACAGCAGTCCTAGGTGTTCTCCTGAACCCCCTCCTGAGCTTTGGAGCAGACACTACCCTGAGGAGGTTTTACAGCGATCTGTGGCACAGTAAAGCATTCCGAGGCAGGAATTCTTGGTGGAATTCCAGGTTCCTTACAAGGTATAAGTTTTATCAGCTGGAGACTGCAATCTCCACCCCCTTCCTGCCTCACCTCTTAACAGTCCTacacctcttctctctctctcctttactACCTCCTCCCCTCTATGTATCTCACCACTCCTGAACGGATTCTCTGTACTATTCCTTCCATACAGAAAGGCATTTTCCTGGAAACaaactggtggggtttttttatgttttggggcggttttttttgtttgttttggtttggttttttgggggtctGTGAATGCTACAGAAAATTTTAGGCTGAAAATAAGACTTGGCAGCTCTGGGAACAAAATATCTTCTGGCCAACAACGCTAACAATAAACATTATTACAAGAAATACATAGACTACATCAGTAATATTCAGCAATTAATGCCTTCTAACAAAGTTAGCTATTTCATTTAAAAGGACATTAAAGTACATGCCTGCTAAAACACGTGGTTTCTTCCAAAGCCAGTTTGTAAATCTTCAAGCAGTGCTGATAGCACATCTGATAATGAGTGTTCAGAGTCTGCAATTCTGCTTCAATCgctctctgcagtattttttgacAGCAGCTCGATGTAGAATCCTTCACAGTTTGTTTGTCAAGGTGTATCagcctttaaaataataataaacaaaatcTTGAAGCCCTTGAGTCAATATTTTACATTcattaagttttattttgaaacaagtaGCTTTCCAGAAGCTATTTTTGTTATGAttcaaggagaagaaaaaaaaatataaataaaattagtTCCTCCTATTTActacacagaaaaaataatgtcttCCAGTAGCTTTCACATTATAATGAGCCTTAACTGAGAGGTGAAAACTCCATGAGCACCATAATAATTTCTATccaaaaaatgcagttgtgagaaCAAGAAGACACTTCGCAACCCTGTTGATCGATAGACGCACTTACATTTGTTTCCACAGTCACAGAATAATTAGGTTGGAAAGTGTCTCTGGAGGTCTGCAGTACAAACCTCTGTTCAAAGCAGGACTAACTTCAAATTTAGCTCAGCGTCTTATCCAGGCCAGCTGCATTGTGgggcttgggttttgtttttttaaatcttcaagaGAGGACACAGTACCATCTCTCCAACACTGTTCCAATCCTACTCTCACTgtaagaaactttttcttacaccCACTTACAATTCCCCTCACTGTGACTGCTGGCTCTTGGCCTTTCAACATGCAGCTCTGCAAAGAATTTGACTTTGTCTTCTCAGCAACCCACTACTCAATTGCCAAGAATTGCAGGGAGGTTCCCCACCTCCCCAGCCTTCCCTCCTCCAGGCTGATCAAACCCAGTTCCGTCAGCTCTCCCCACACATCAGGTGCTCCACCAGCTCCCCTCACCTTCTCCCTGGTGGACTTCCCCCAGTCTACCCGTCTCTTTCTTGCACTACAAGGTGcacagctggagatgcctttccAGAGGCAAACTCACAAGCACCAAACAGAAGAACCAACACTTCCCTCCACCTCTTGCTAACACAGCCCCAGGATGTGGCTTCCCTTCTTCACCATACAGCAGCACTGCTGACTTACACTCGACTTGTTCTTGGCCAGTCTACAACTGCAGACCAAGGCTGCTTTGGTCTTTCTTCAACTTCAGGAGGTCTTCAGCTCATTCTTCttacttgtccaggtccctctgaaagGCAGCCCTACCCTCCAGCCTAGGAGCTGCTACCCAGCAATCTTTTAGTACCATGAGTTTTGCTAAGTCACAGACACTTTTCATTCATTAAAAGAAACTTATCCAGCACCTAGAATTCCAAATGAAGAATGATTCATGACCCACCTGTCAGTGCTTATCTTTAAATAGCTGCTACAAAGCTCATTTTTTGATACCTGCTGTtcctaaataaaacaaacaaacaaacaaactttaaaaGTTACAGAGTAACATTCATGCAGACAACTTCATAGCAAATTTTAAGTCAAAAAAAGTGCTATATATGAtaattgtttgttttccttaattaCCTGTAGTGAACTTATTTCACCTGTTGCAGTATTGGCACCTGAGTGTTCTTCCACTGTGCCAGTAAGCTGTGAACAAATTTCCTCTGTACTACAGGCTCCACATGACCAGTCTGTATTGCAAGCAACATCTGCAAAGCTTTCACGGCACCATTCCACGGGTCGAGATTTGTTCATCATTGTTATCTCTGTATTAATAGCCCTGGATGAGAGACAAACCTGAGCACTGGTACTTCTGCTTGTTGTAAAGCAAGCTCTAAAATCAGAACTCGCGTCAACAGCCTGGTTAACTGTAGAGTCACTGGCAACTTTTTTCAAGGTTTCACAATGCACTGAATTCAGACAGCTGGTATTTCCGCACGAGGACTCATCTGCAACTTCCACTCCAAAAAAGGGATTCTTGCTAGTGAgaactgcagagactggaaactgTGTTTCAGCATCCCTCACAGTATAGCTGGCACCACGTGTGCACACAACAGATTCTTCACAACTGTAGAAATCGGAGTCCTCTGCACATTTGCAAAATTGCACAGCTTCTGCAGGCCTACAGCTACTGCAGGGGCCCTTCCCCGTGGCTAAAGTCAAGGATTGTCTTGCTTCATTGAGATGCTGTGAATGTTCGTCATTTTTTTCAAGCACTTCTTCACTTGTAGCAATTTGAGGTAGCAGCCTGCCACCAATCAGTGGGGTGTCTTTCACCTCTTCATTTCCTAAACTGTCACATACAAGCAGATTTGGACAGACCACTTCTTTACTGCCGTAAGAATGACTTTCAAGTATACTTCCACAAACAACACTATGATACTCTGTTTGCTCTTCCTGATGATCACTAGTCATGCCGCTGGAATCTTGCGGAGACAGGGAGGCCTGAAGTAGGTGGGGAAGCTCTGGCATAGCTGCTTCTAGGCAGGTTGGGTCACCTACACCATACTCAGAACAACAATCTTCTGACATGTCAACAAGATTTTGTTCCTTTGTGACTCCACCCTCTGGAACTTCATGAACTGGATCTATCAGCTTTAAGGTTTCGATGCCTATCGTTCCTCTTTGCTCAGAAAACTTACTTGAGCTATTCCCATCATCAAAATCTTGCTCGTGAGCACTAAGATACTCCAGCTGTGAATCTTCATCTAAATGGCTTTGCCTGCAATCATCacacaccccacaattgaaatgGGTATTGTCACATGCCCTTCCCAATGCATCAGCTTCTTCCTTGCTTTCATCTACCCGTGCACAGCAAATTCTCATTCTCTGCTTATTATAGATTTCAATATCTGCATCTAAAGATGAATTTAAATAAGGTAAGCTTTCCTCTGAAAACGTTAATTCTGAAACTTTGGCAGAATGTGCCTGGCCAAAACCAGAGTTGTTAGTTCCTGCTGCAACGTCTCTGACAAGCATGTGCTCGGTTTGGGAGGTCTGATTAAACCATCTCCTTTTGCTTGTAACATCGCTCTTCTTTTCTGATTCCATGGTACAAACACTTAAGCCCTCCTCAGAAGAAGAAATCCACACAATTCACTTCCACTGCAACCTCTCAAAGTAATCGGCTCATCTCTTCCTATCAGTTTCTCACCTTAATAAAAATTGAGAGAAGTCTGAGATACTCCATGGTATATAAGAGGACAttagtgttttaaaaaatatgctaAATTAACCATCTTATTTTTACCTACTGCATGCTAGTATAGAAGCCAGGAACTACATGGTATGTTCTCAAAGAAAACCTAAGAGTTCACGAAAGGCTGTTTAAAAAAATTGCCACTCTTGCTTGTCTGACTTCAAAACATCCTCAGAGACCAATCAGTCCTATTTTCTTACACTCTTGGGCAAAGTTTCCAACCTCCTACTACTGAAGCATTTCTTGGCTGAATCATCAGAATCCCTGCTGATCCACAACGAGCTATTTTTTAATACATCATATATGAACTTCATGACCGCTCACAAGGTGTTTAGATGCACATACTGACTCTCAAAGTCCAAATCCTGATGGTCGTGGATTCAGTGACCACAAACTGACCTCACACCATTCCTGATTGTTTACTGGCCTGTAAGCACTCCTTGCTACAATAAGCTTAAAACTTCTTGATCCATGGCCAGTATATTTACTGTAGGGAACATCCTTCAGTCCGAGagctataaaaatattaaaaactacTTAAATTAGTAAAGAGGTAAACTTAGAGCTCTGTGCCTCCTGAGAACTAGAAAGCCTTCAGGCATTGGACAAGGGGGAAATGGAAGcatattcattttaattttggGAAGCAAGAAGAAATGGTTATCAAGCACAGAATCACAAGAAAACCTGAGAATCTTTACAATTAGAAAGCATAAGTCatgaaggaaaacaggaagaTGGTTTCTTGGATCAGAGCACttcttttaacagaagaaaactggacaaTACAACTAAGAAAAGCAATACACCTGCTCTGGACTTGGAACAAACCTAGTTTCATAGCAAGCATAaacaaaaaggagaggaaaaaaaaccacatagggATGGAAGACGCTCTTTGTGAAGCTTGTTTCTTATAAACAGTTGTCAAGTCCTCTCTGCCTTGCCTCAGAAGCTTAAAATGAAGAGGGATACATACAAACATTAGACATATTTCTCAGTCACGTATGCTTTctaaaacactgaaaatacaCATAACAATTTTATGTTACAGTCATAGGCCTCTAACCTGACTATACTCTTCTATAAAGCACTGCAAATTACAGCCCTGTCTGTAACAGGAGGCCCGTAAACTGGGTTTCACAGGCTTCTAAAGACACAAGTCACTGGTTCATACTCCCAAGGAGGTTTCCAGAGTGGTATAGGTCTGTAAGGACCCAAGGGAAGTACTGAAGTGAGACAGAGGCTGCTGGTGCAGCATGAGATTAGAAACTGAGGCCTGTTTCTTGGCCACTGCTCTGGGATTAACACACAAGTTACACGAGTTCCACCCACTCCAGATACAAACAGCATGACCTGTGACTCATATCTACATGGGAAGGTTTGCAGAACATACCCCTAAGAGATAACATTATGATAGCTCTTTCTCGTGGGGAAACGTGGCCTGTCCTCAAATCTGCATCCACTCATTCTTCTCCGATAAGGATCATcattaaaattatgtaatttGAAATCACTTAATGAAAATGGTTTAAATCAAGTCATCAATAGAAGTCAGTCGCCCTCCAAAAAAACACCTTACCACGATTTCATTATGCACTTCCACAGTAATTTGTTTCATAGAAGTCAGCTTTCTTAGTGCACTAACTTTATCTTCATCTCCTAACTGAAGTTTGAAACAATCTTATCTGTGAAAACACAACTAATTGCCATAATGCTATAAAAGCACATCTTAAACGCCTAGACAGAAAAAATAACACATTATCACAGAGAGGCGactttccctctctccctccctccctcccctttttcctTAAGAACAAGTTAAGAGAcaagaaccagaacagctctagGTATGTGCTAAATAAATAATAACACAGTTAGAATCCAACCCTGCTGTTAAAGCACAGCCACCGCTGAGTCCCCCCGAGGAACGGGGAGCCCGCACCACAGCCCGGCGCCCCCACTCGCCACACGGGAACCCCGAAGGCGGCGAACCGCGGCTCACATCGGCTTCAGGGAAGGCTGAGCAACCTTCCTGCCGCCCATGGAAGCCAGTTAGCCCATCCTCCACCCCCGGACCGTCCCCGTTCCACCGCCCACACCCGCCCTGTCACCAGTTCCGCGCCTCGGCCAACGGCCACACGGAGCACGCGCCTAACGGCCACACGGAGCACGCGCCTAACGGCCGCCAGCCGCCGCTCACCGCCGCGCCTCCAGCCCATTGGCTACCACGAGAAACTCTCCAGCGTCTGATTGGCCGGCGCGGCTCCCCGCGTTCCCACCCTCCACGGCCGCGTCTCCTCAGGGCGCTCCGGCCCTTCCCCGCCGGGCTCTGCGCAGCTGCGGGGTTGCTGGTGCGGTGAGTGAAAGCTGCCCGCAGCGGGAAGGCTGGCAGTCTCAAAGAGAGCGGTACAGGCACGGGAGGTGAGTGCAGTGAACTGGAGAACGTCACCCGGTTAGTGATTGTAAATGTATACGTTATTTCTTCAAGGTCGGTTCTAGGCCTTACTCCTTCCTTTAAATACATACATGTAAATTTCTTAATAAAGTGTGCAAAACATCACTTAGCTGCCTAAAGCAAACAATTCCCCAAAGCCATATAAGTGATTGTTTGGAGCATTTGAAGCAGAGACAAGCACCGAGGTCGCC
Above is a genomic segment from Patagioenas fasciata isolate bPatFas1 chromosome 7, bPatFas1.hap1, whole genome shotgun sequence containing:
- the LOC136103235 gene encoding RNA-binding protein 44, with amino-acid sequence MLVRDVAAGTNNSGFGQAHSAKVSELTFSEESLPYLNSSLDADIEIYNKQRMRICCARVDESKEEADALGRACDNTHFNCGVCDDCRQSHLDEDSQLEYLSAHEQDFDDGNSSSKFSEQRGTIGIETLKLIDPVHEVPEGGVTKEQNLVDMSEDCCSEYGVGDPTCLEAAMPELPHLLQASLSPQDSSGMTSDHQEEQTEYHSVVCGSILESHSYGSKEVVCPNLLVCDSLGNEEVKDTPLIGGRLLPQIATSEEVLEKNDEHSQHLNEARQSLTLATGKGPCSSCRPAEAVQFCKCAEDSDFYSCEESVVCTRGASYTVRDAETQFPVSAVLTSKNPFFGVEVADESSCGNTSCLNSVHCETLKKVASDSTVNQAVDASSDFRACFTTSRSTSAQVCLSSRAINTEITMMNKSRPVEWCRESFADVACNTDWSCGACSTEEICSQLTGTVEEHSGANTATGEISSLQEQQVSKNELCSSYLKISTDRLIHLDKQTVKDSTSSCCQKILQRAIEAELQTLNTHYQMCYQHCLKIYKLALEETTCFSRCNRNTELCSSLMLVLEELKENYNRMRMKIKMGIPLNALPPLSVEMKLFPISSPYVPSKFFREDLCYDSVSGTRKADFEAPKLQERKISVNMDNPQTVCLTDASQPSESTSSKTFEEQHKDQDMECGCVKNEEGSEYWFDAKEDLTVPDFSVIPEETEKQQEKQDTVDARETKKNESGNECFIRVGGLSSSVSEGDLRSHFRKYQISDILMCVDSGNYRYAFICFKKTNKAKLAVEEMNEKKIKGKTISVEFVKHSSLVSQILTNKLWPEIQPVDNSQRKDQDKRLTSASNAVKAPYAISAAEKTQLLPIASSKISCSTQVPSETKCPHLKSSSEDSVHYLIGVNQKDTGENFLQKTSAPFSTNSYEAFIPLNTLNLSSFTKLMKKLQEMHPEASRDKIVDALLEVKKNNKGILSGLPISTIRERTSAILRKSTPSCGRTTAGEDPAPPPRSVPRAAGGGCAGQSAAVAMALLPRRFLCFLLAHHFITATACQEADYGWMIRHYCLKQFQLSMEGIGQRLWCDWDETVGTYGELTNCTALIAERLDCYWPNRLVDEFFVAVHKQYFRNCAPSGRALHDPPNSVLCPFIVLPVLVTLLMTALVVWRSKRSEGIV